A stretch of the uncultured Desulfobacter sp. genome encodes the following:
- the ppsA gene encoding phosphoenolpyruvate synthase, with product MGKETHKDQKPFVAWFKDLSIDDVPLVGGKNASLGEMYRNLSPKGVSIPNGFAVTAHAYTYLLEKSKAMDKIREILSDLDTHDMDNLQERGARVRNLIRSLEFPDKLYKEIAKAYAELEGEYGRNVDVAVRSSATAEDLPDASFAGQQDTYLNIRGVEDLVEACHRCFASLFTNRAISYREDKGFDHFSIALSIAVQKMVRSDLASSGVMFSIDTESGFRDAVFITGAYGLGENVVQGAVNPDEWYVFKPTLKQGFKPIIMKKIGGKAIKMIYTTDAKQPTKNVAVPDEDRRRLVLKDEEVVELGRMACTIEDHYSEKAGYLKPMDIEWAKDGETGKLFIVQARPETVHTLKDQAVLKEFHLKEKGEVVCTGQSVGELIGQGGVNVIKSAQMISQFQKGQVLVTDMTDPDWEPVMKIAGAIVTNRGGRTCHAAIVSRELGIPCIVGAGNATTRMQTAQEVTVDCSQGSVGYVYEGLLPYEVKETDLESLPKTKTKIMLNLASPEQAFEKSFIPNHGVGLAREEFIINSYIKIHPLALLKYEELGDEILKRAIADMTIGYNDKSDYFVDKLAEGVGMLAAAFYPDPVIVRLSDFKSNEYANLIGGAQFEPDEENPMIGWRGASRYYAKEYKEAFGLECKAMLKIRNEMGLDNVQVMIPFCRTLDEARQVIETMAEFGLRQGEDGFKVICMCEIPSNVILAEEYLEIFDGFSIGTNDLTQLLLGVDRDSSLVSHVYDERNPAVKKMVRQVIEIAVKKGKYIGICGQAPSDYLEFAEFVVECGIETMSLNPDTVIKTTLAVAELEKKLGV from the coding sequence ATGGGCAAAGAGACGCACAAGGATCAAAAGCCGTTTGTGGCCTGGTTTAAAGATTTGAGCATTGACGACGTGCCCTTGGTGGGCGGCAAGAATGCCAGCCTGGGCGAAATGTACCGAAATTTAAGCCCCAAAGGTGTGAGCATCCCCAATGGATTCGCAGTCACCGCCCATGCCTATACCTATCTTTTGGAAAAATCCAAGGCCATGGACAAGATCCGGGAGATATTGTCCGATCTGGACACCCATGACATGGATAATCTTCAAGAACGCGGGGCGCGGGTCAGGAATCTGATTCGCAGTCTGGAATTCCCGGATAAACTGTATAAAGAAATTGCCAAGGCCTATGCCGAACTGGAAGGAGAATACGGCAGGAACGTTGATGTGGCCGTACGTTCCTCGGCAACGGCCGAAGATCTGCCCGACGCAAGTTTCGCAGGGCAGCAGGACACCTATTTGAATATTCGTGGTGTGGAAGACCTAGTGGAGGCCTGTCACCGCTGTTTTGCTTCTCTGTTCACCAACAGGGCCATATCCTACCGCGAAGACAAGGGGTTTGACCATTTTTCCATTGCCTTGTCCATTGCCGTGCAAAAGATGGTTCGAAGCGACCTGGCCTCAAGCGGGGTGATGTTCAGTATCGATACGGAATCAGGCTTTCGGGACGCGGTATTCATCACCGGTGCCTACGGACTGGGGGAAAATGTGGTCCAGGGTGCGGTGAATCCCGATGAATGGTACGTATTTAAGCCCACCCTTAAACAGGGGTTTAAGCCCATCATCATGAAAAAGATTGGTGGCAAGGCCATAAAGATGATTTACACCACAGATGCCAAACAGCCCACCAAGAATGTGGCCGTGCCGGACGAGGACCGCCGCCGTCTGGTACTCAAGGATGAGGAAGTGGTGGAACTGGGCCGGATGGCCTGCACCATTGAGGATCATTATTCTGAAAAAGCCGGATACCTTAAACCCATGGATATTGAGTGGGCCAAGGACGGCGAAACCGGCAAGTTGTTCATCGTCCAGGCCCGGCCCGAGACGGTGCATACATTGAAGGATCAGGCCGTTCTCAAAGAATTTCATCTCAAAGAGAAGGGTGAGGTGGTGTGCACCGGCCAGTCTGTGGGGGAACTCATCGGCCAGGGCGGGGTCAATGTGATCAAGTCTGCCCAGATGATTTCCCAGTTTCAAAAAGGCCAGGTGCTGGTCACGGATATGACCGATCCGGACTGGGAACCGGTGATGAAGATCGCCGGGGCCATTGTCACTAACAGGGGCGGGCGCACCTGTCACGCGGCCATTGTCAGCCGAGAACTTGGCATTCCGTGTATTGTGGGTGCCGGCAACGCCACCACCCGGATGCAAACCGCCCAGGAAGTCACCGTGGACTGCTCCCAGGGCAGTGTTGGTTATGTGTATGAGGGGCTTTTGCCCTATGAGGTCAAGGAGACGGATCTGGAAAGTCTGCCCAAGACCAAAACCAAGATTATGCTGAACCTGGCCAGCCCGGAGCAGGCCTTTGAAAAGAGTTTTATCCCCAACCACGGGGTGGGCCTGGCGCGTGAGGAATTCATCATCAATTCCTATATCAAAATTCATCCCCTGGCTTTGTTGAAGTACGAGGAGCTGGGCGACGAGATTTTAAAACGGGCCATAGCGGATATGACCATCGGTTACAACGACAAGAGTGACTATTTTGTGGACAAGCTTGCCGAGGGCGTGGGTATGCTTGCCGCTGCCTTTTATCCCGATCCGGTCATTGTCCGGCTCTCGGATTTCAAGAGCAACGAGTACGCCAACCTCATCGGCGGTGCCCAGTTCGAGCCGGACGAGGAGAATCCCATGATCGGATGGCGCGGGGCCTCACGGTACTACGCCAAGGAATACAAGGAGGCTTTCGGCCTGGAATGCAAGGCCATGCTCAAAATAAGGAATGAGATGGGGCTTGATAACGTTCAGGTTATGATCCCCTTCTGCCGCACGCTGGATGAGGCCCGGCAGGTGATTGAAACCATGGCTGAATTTGGCTTGCGTCAGGGAGAAGACGGATTCAAAGTGATCTGCATGTGCGAAATTCCGTCCAATGTGATCCTGGCCGAAGAATATTTGGAAATTTTTGATGGTTTTTCCATCGGGACCAATGATTTGACACAATTGCTGCTCGGTGTGGACCGGGATTCGTCTCTTGTTTCTCATGTGTATGACGAGCGCAATCCGGCGGTGAAAAAAATGGTCCGCCAGGTGATAGAGATCGCTGTAAAAAAGGGCAAGTATATCGGCATCTGCGGCCAGGCCCCCAGCGATTACCTGGAGTTCGCGGAATTCGTAGTGGAATGCGGCATCGAGACCATGTCCCTTAATCCGGACACGGTGATCAAGACCACCCTGGCCGTGGCCGAACTGGAAAAGAAATTGGGCGTATAA
- a CDS encoding ABC transporter ATP-binding protein, which yields MIRLDNINLIFPGFAIENINLTIREKDFFALIGPTGSGKSVLLEIIMGLTPFSSGKLLFKEKNMDRTPVEKRHLALVYQDFALFPHLSVAHNILYGIRYHGIKIDESHKRLDDLANILGLERILDRKPHKLSGGEKQRVALARALILNPAVLLLDEPLSALDPEFHGEAKNLLKQIHQDMDMTIVMVSHNFGDVMYLANRGAVIHQGKICQAGDITTLFEKPDSLFTARFVGMRNIIPARIIQGKVKIEGADTLIETSVVPDFDHGFMGIRPEDIVLVSQGANAPGTSTNQFCGTITKVASQGMFVEVHLESGSLRFEAAWPRRYLRDFQIAPGREATIAFSPQSVHVFQDNPN from the coding sequence ATGATTCGTCTCGACAATATCAATCTGATCTTTCCCGGATTTGCCATTGAAAATATAAACCTGACCATCCGGGAAAAGGATTTTTTCGCCCTGATCGGCCCCACAGGATCAGGTAAATCCGTGCTTCTTGAAATCATCATGGGCCTGACGCCCTTTTCCTCGGGCAAACTGCTGTTTAAAGAAAAAAATATGGACCGAACGCCTGTTGAAAAACGGCACCTGGCCTTGGTTTACCAGGATTTTGCCCTTTTCCCCCATCTCAGTGTAGCCCACAACATCCTTTACGGCATCAGATACCACGGGATCAAAATTGACGAAAGCCATAAGCGTTTGGATGATCTGGCGAATATCCTGGGCCTGGAACGTATTCTTGACCGAAAACCCCATAAACTAAGCGGCGGAGAGAAACAACGGGTGGCCCTGGCCCGGGCATTGATTCTCAACCCGGCCGTATTGCTTCTTGACGAGCCCCTGTCGGCCCTGGATCCGGAATTCCACGGAGAGGCTAAAAATCTGCTCAAACAGATACACCAGGATATGGACATGACCATTGTCATGGTTTCCCATAATTTTGGAGACGTAATGTACCTGGCCAACCGAGGCGCCGTGATCCACCAGGGTAAAATCTGCCAGGCAGGGGATATCACCACCTTGTTTGAAAAGCCCGATTCCCTGTTCACAGCCCGGTTCGTGGGCATGAGAAATATTATTCCCGCCCGGATTATCCAGGGTAAAGTTAAAATTGAGGGGGCGGACACCTTAATAGAAACGTCTGTCGTGCCGGACTTTGACCATGGGTTCATGGGCATTCGCCCCGAGGATATTGTTCTTGTTTCCCAAGGAGCGAACGCCCCCGGCACTTCAACCAATCAATTTTGCGGCACCATTACAAAGGTAGCAAGCCAGGGGATGTTTGTTGAAGTTCACCTCGAATCGGGCAGTCTTAGGTTTGAAGCCGCCTGGCCCCGGCGCTATTTAAGGGATTTTCAAATAGCACCGGGCCGTGAAGCAACGATTGCCTTTTCCCCCCAAAGCGTCCACGTTTTCCAAGATAATCCGAATTAG
- a CDS encoding iron-sulfur cluster assembly scaffold protein, which translates to MSNLDAFLDKLQEEIFDEAKEALGEKGFDRWRNPKHNGRMENPDGWGRVTGECGDTMEIYLKFKDNQVADASYFTDGCASSMVSGSFAAELSLGKTPEELTDITADDVLAAIGRLPEEDLHCTTLAARTIQAALDNYMGSMVKKG; encoded by the coding sequence GTGAGCAATCTTGACGCATTTCTGGACAAGCTCCAGGAGGAAATATTTGATGAGGCAAAAGAAGCTTTAGGTGAAAAAGGCTTTGACCGCTGGAGAAATCCCAAGCACAACGGCCGGATGGAAAACCCTGATGGATGGGGGCGGGTGACCGGTGAGTGCGGGGACACCATGGAGATCTATCTTAAATTTAAGGACAACCAGGTGGCCGACGCCTCCTATTTTACAGACGGGTGTGCCTCTTCCATGGTCAGTGGCTCCTTTGCCGCGGAGCTCTCCCTGGGCAAAACCCCGGAGGAATTGACCGATATCACCGCTGACGACGTTCTTGCAGCCATTGGCCGGCTGCCGGAAGAGGATCTTCACTGTACCACCCTGGCCGCCCGAACCATCCAGGCCGCATTGGATAACTACATGGGTAGCATGGTGAAAAAGGGTTGA
- a CDS encoding flagellar motor protein MotB, translating into MRPPKNLISELEISELKRLRMKRQSLMEECEPEDSGLWAMLDIMTLILAFFIMLYSSQAHMPQPPKIKDDPKQARRPVEVVQEPAKPVKKVSESKLDFLTMEDQLHQVMEKSNISNYTVNVTKTRLVLTLGEAISFPPGQAELIDYIKPALNDLASFFITEPEYRIIVAGHTDNTPIHTAQFPSNWELSAARAMSVAKFLIECRVAPERINIEGFGQYRPIGDNTHFIGREANRRVEISLVKKEDPS; encoded by the coding sequence ATGCGACCCCCTAAAAATCTTATATCTGAGCTTGAGATCTCAGAATTAAAACGGCTTCGAATGAAACGCCAAAGCCTTATGGAGGAATGCGAACCAGAAGATTCGGGTCTGTGGGCGATGCTGGATATCATGACCCTGATCCTGGCCTTCTTTATCATGCTGTACAGCAGCCAGGCACATATGCCCCAGCCCCCAAAAATCAAGGATGATCCAAAGCAGGCACGCCGACCCGTTGAAGTCGTCCAAGAACCAGCCAAGCCAGTGAAAAAAGTTAGCGAGTCCAAGCTGGATTTTCTCACCATGGAAGACCAATTGCACCAAGTCATGGAAAAATCCAATATTTCAAATTATACGGTTAACGTTACAAAGACCAGACTCGTTCTGACCCTGGGTGAAGCCATCAGCTTTCCTCCCGGCCAGGCCGAATTGATAGATTATATCAAACCGGCACTAAACGATCTGGCCTCCTTTTTCATAACAGAACCTGAATACAGAATCATTGTTGCCGGTCATACGGACAATACCCCCATCCATACGGCCCAGTTCCCATCCAACTGGGAGTTGTCCGCAGCAAGGGCCATGAGTGTCGCCAAATTCTTAATTGAATGTCGGGTGGCTCCGGAACGGATCAATATCGAAGGATTCGGCCAGTACCGGCCCATTGGAGACAACACACATTTCATAGGCAGGGAAGCCAACCGGCGTGTGGAGATATCCCTGGTCAAAAAAGAAGACCCATCGTAA
- a CDS encoding thiamine pyrophosphate-dependent dehydrogenase E1 component subunit alpha — protein MTEKKISTDFKIRLFTHMVLIRKFEEKIVALCREQYRLPGMQILANGQEAVATGVVSALEPKDIIVSNHRSHGHLLARGADLNSLMAEIMAKVDGVNYGKAGTLHLSVPEINAPMTSTVVGAGPPLAVGAAFAQQYQNLNDVTVVFFGDGAAAEGSVHEAMNLSGIWKLPILFVCENNGWAGAQRPEEHCATHQIHKRAQGYGMPGRSVDGNDVEAVYHLSLALLEHCRSGNGPAFMETLTYRMRGHGEQDHQHYVDRQELEAWALKCPIIRYRQALFNAGVLDKAQIQKIEQDAEARVASAVAFADAGAYPESDTALTDVFVQAFKS, from the coding sequence ATGACAGAAAAAAAAATATCTACGGATTTTAAAATCCGTCTTTTTACTCACATGGTTTTGATTCGAAAGTTTGAAGAAAAAATTGTGGCCCTTTGTCGGGAGCAATACCGGCTGCCGGGCATGCAGATTTTGGCCAACGGTCAGGAGGCCGTGGCCACAGGTGTTGTGTCAGCCCTTGAGCCAAAGGACATCATCGTCAGCAATCACCGCAGTCACGGCCATCTGTTGGCCAGGGGCGCCGATTTAAATTCTTTGATGGCTGAAATCATGGCTAAAGTAGATGGTGTCAACTACGGCAAGGCCGGTACTCTGCATCTATCTGTGCCTGAGATTAATGCGCCTATGACCTCTACCGTGGTTGGCGCAGGCCCCCCCCTGGCCGTTGGGGCTGCCTTTGCCCAGCAATATCAAAATTTGAACGACGTGACCGTGGTCTTCTTTGGTGACGGCGCAGCAGCCGAAGGCAGTGTTCACGAAGCAATGAATTTGTCCGGCATCTGGAAGCTGCCGATTCTGTTCGTCTGCGAAAACAACGGATGGGCCGGTGCCCAACGGCCTGAAGAGCATTGTGCTACACATCAAATTCACAAGCGCGCACAAGGATACGGTATGCCCGGCCGGAGTGTGGACGGTAATGACGTGGAGGCGGTCTACCATCTGAGCCTTGCATTGCTTGAACACTGCCGATCAGGAAACGGGCCCGCTTTTATGGAAACCCTGACCTATCGAATGCGTGGACATGGCGAGCAGGACCACCAGCATTATGTCGATCGCCAGGAACTGGAAGCCTGGGCGCTTAAGTGTCCTATAATAAGGTATCGCCAGGCGCTGTTCAACGCCGGCGTTCTGGATAAAGCCCAAATTCAAAAGATCGAACAGGATGCCGAAGCACGCGTGGCTTCGGCTGTGGCCTTTGCAGATGCAGGCGCCTATCCTGAATCCGATACCGCCCTGACAGATGTATTTGTCCAGGCGTTTAAGAGCTGA
- a CDS encoding ABC transporter permease has product MNKTDGMGRLFMVFSLPVILFLTVPLIKMTTGPSLSMLWETLGDKDVLLAIARSLGLSLAAGILAFVLGTPLSYLLARKDFFGKKIIEGIIDLPVMIPHPVVGIAILSLAGRTHPFGRFLSNMGIEIMGTRTGIVTVLLFVGIPFYVNAVKAGFESVPVRLEYASRTLGAGTFETFRRVTLPLTWRHMVLGIVMCTARAISEFGAVVIVAYHPMTAPVMIYERFTAYGLKYSQPVAVWLIILSLLLFIVLRLMSRSAVQYHR; this is encoded by the coding sequence ATGAATAAAACAGATGGTATGGGCAGGCTGTTCATGGTGTTCAGCCTGCCTGTGATTTTATTTTTAACCGTACCCTTGATCAAGATGACGACCGGGCCGTCCCTTTCCATGCTCTGGGAGACCCTGGGCGATAAAGATGTGCTGCTTGCCATCGCCCGGTCACTTGGACTCTCCCTAGCGGCCGGCATTCTTGCCTTTGTTCTTGGCACCCCTTTAAGCTATCTGCTGGCAAGAAAAGATTTCTTTGGAAAAAAAATTATTGAGGGCATCATTGATCTGCCGGTCATGATCCCTCACCCTGTGGTGGGCATAGCCATCTTAAGCCTTGCCGGACGCACCCATCCATTTGGACGGTTTCTTTCCAATATGGGCATTGAAATCATGGGGACCCGGACGGGGATCGTCACCGTACTTTTGTTTGTGGGCATTCCTTTCTATGTCAATGCGGTCAAGGCAGGCTTTGAAAGCGTGCCCGTACGTCTTGAGTACGCATCCAGAACCCTTGGGGCAGGGACCTTTGAGACCTTCAGGCGGGTAACCCTGCCCCTGACATGGCGGCATATGGTGTTGGGCATTGTTATGTGTACGGCAAGGGCTATTTCCGAATTCGGGGCCGTGGTTATCGTGGCGTACCACCCCATGACTGCGCCTGTCATGATCTACGAACGCTTTACCGCTTACGGACTGAAATACTCCCAGCCCGTGGCAGTCTGGCTGATTATTTTGTCCCTGCTTCTTTTTATCGTATTGCGGTTAATGTCCAGATCCGCAGTCCAATACCACAGGTAA
- the wtpA gene encoding tungstate ABC transporter substrate-binding protein WtpA: MKNHLWYFISILIAFLTLPGLCLGAPSGKLTIFHAGSLTVPFAAIEKAFEAKYPDVDVLREAGGSTKMARLISEVGKKADIMASADFKVIDNNLIPGFADWNIRFASNQLVLCYTDNSRFAKEITRDNWYEILLKKEVVWGHSDPNLDPCGYRSLMVLQLAEKFYDRPGLNEKLLANRPQKNVRPKSVELVNLLKTGHMDYAWEYLSVAIQHGLKYVTLDDHINLGNYKYDGFYKLAKVEVAGKKPGTFTTKTGQSCTYGITMIKNAPNPEAAKAFLSFLLSPEHGLKTLKEMGQPPFIPARVPDEEMAQKLPTAISGLVEVKN; the protein is encoded by the coding sequence ATGAAAAACCACTTGTGGTATTTTATTTCCATCCTGATAGCTTTTTTAACTCTGCCCGGTCTTTGTCTGGGTGCACCCTCGGGGAAGCTGACCATTTTTCATGCCGGCAGCCTGACCGTGCCTTTTGCCGCCATTGAAAAGGCCTTTGAAGCAAAGTATCCCGACGTGGATGTACTGCGGGAAGCAGGCGGTTCAACCAAAATGGCCCGGCTGATTTCAGAGGTGGGCAAAAAAGCGGATATCATGGCGTCAGCCGATTTCAAAGTTATTGACAACAACCTCATCCCCGGATTTGCCGACTGGAATATCCGATTTGCCAGCAATCAGCTGGTTCTTTGCTACACGGATAACAGCCGGTTTGCCAAAGAGATCACCCGCGACAACTGGTATGAGATTCTCTTAAAAAAAGAGGTGGTATGGGGTCACTCAGATCCCAATCTTGACCCTTGCGGATACCGTAGCCTCATGGTGCTTCAGCTGGCTGAAAAATTTTACGACAGACCCGGCCTCAACGAAAAACTACTTGCCAACCGCCCCCAGAAAAATGTCCGGCCCAAATCCGTGGAACTTGTAAACCTGCTTAAAACCGGGCATATGGACTATGCTTGGGAATACCTGTCCGTGGCCATCCAGCACGGCCTTAAATATGTTACCTTGGACGATCATATCAACCTGGGAAATTACAAGTACGACGGCTTTTACAAATTGGCAAAGGTCGAAGTCGCCGGGAAAAAACCAGGAACCTTTACCACCAAAACCGGTCAATCTTGCACCTACGGTATCACCATGATCAAAAATGCACCCAATCCGGAAGCGGCCAAAGCCTTTCTATCCTTTCTGCTCTCCCCGGAACATGGGTTAAAAACCCTCAAAGAGATGGGCCAACCCCCATTTATACCGGCCCGGGTTCCTGACGAAGAGATGGCTCAAAAACTGCCTACGGCCATTTCAGGATTAGTTGAGGTAAAAAACTAA
- a CDS encoding MotA/TolQ/ExbB proton channel family protein yields the protein MLQKILPAAGIIVFILLSGTVSELSSIVLNIKSNVIILAGALACALVSYPLRLFSDLYVNIRKAFSGKKTDLNALIKQIEGLAAIRRRHGKLVLDEKSRNIDNPFLKMGIEMIADGFDRYTIFKTLERRYDNFLQARRSQADLINTFIKLMPVFGFVGTIIGLINVLSNMGSAELIGKGVATALLTTFYGLLYANIIFLPIAKKLTEKTKHDAMELSLIIEGILDIANKTNAKAIGYRLRYCIGDYFQDDWTVGRKFQPLPMRLPRPQPSPEKQEPMAG from the coding sequence ATGCTCCAGAAAATACTGCCGGCCGCAGGAATTATCGTGTTTATACTACTCTCAGGGACCGTATCCGAACTATCGTCCATTGTTTTGAACATTAAAAGCAACGTGATTATCCTTGCCGGGGCATTGGCCTGTGCCCTGGTATCCTATCCCCTTCGCCTGTTTTCAGATCTTTATGTCAATATACGCAAAGCATTTTCCGGAAAAAAGACCGATCTGAACGCCCTTATAAAACAAATTGAAGGATTGGCGGCTATCCGGCGGCGGCACGGAAAACTTGTACTGGATGAAAAATCACGAAACATTGATAATCCATTTCTAAAAATGGGCATTGAAATGATTGCGGACGGGTTTGACAGGTACACGATATTTAAAACCCTTGAGCGCAGATACGACAATTTCCTGCAGGCCCGGCGATCCCAGGCCGACCTGATCAATACGTTCATAAAATTGATGCCGGTATTTGGTTTTGTGGGAACCATCATCGGCCTGATTAATGTGCTGAGCAATATGGGATCGGCCGAATTGATCGGCAAAGGCGTGGCCACAGCTCTTTTGACTACGTTTTACGGCCTTTTGTATGCCAATATTATTTTTCTTCCCATTGCCAAAAAATTGACGGAAAAGACGAAACATGACGCCATGGAACTATCATTAATCATTGAAGGCATACTGGATATTGCGAACAAGACCAATGCCAAGGCCATCGGGTATCGTCTAAGATACTGCATTGGCGATTATTTCCAGGATGACTGGACCGTGGGCCGAAAATTCCAGCCACTTCCCATGCGGCTGCCCCGGCCCCAACCCTCCCCTGAAAAACAGGAACCCATGGCAGGCTGA
- a CDS encoding CBS domain-containing protein, translating to MKTAKDIMEKEVISITPETDISRAVELLLNNHINGVPVVDGEGKLKGILCQSDLIFQQKTISLPPILTFLDGIIPLSSSKKLEQEMKKIAAGTVAQAMVTDPVTVAPDTLVSDIAAMMVEKHFHTIPVVQDGKVVGVVGKEDVLRTLIKS from the coding sequence ATGAAGACTGCTAAAGATATCATGGAAAAAGAAGTCATCTCAATAACCCCGGAGACCGACATCTCCCGGGCCGTAGAACTTTTGTTAAACAACCATATTAATGGGGTTCCCGTGGTGGATGGGGAGGGCAAGCTTAAAGGAATCCTATGCCAGAGTGATCTGATTTTCCAGCAGAAAACCATCTCGTTGCCCCCCATACTTACCTTTCTGGACGGCATTATTCCCTTGTCTTCATCTAAAAAATTAGAACAGGAAATGAAAAAAATAGCCGCCGGAACCGTTGCCCAGGCTATGGTTACAGACCCTGTCACCGTTGCTCCGGATACGCTGGTCAGTGACATTGCCGCCATGATGGTTGAAAAGCATTTTCACACCATTCCCGTAGTCCAGGACGGAAAAGTGGTGGGTGTTGTGGGCAAGGAAGATGTGCTAAGGACATTGATTAAATCATAA
- a CDS encoding alpha-ketoacid dehydrogenase subunit beta, which translates to MSQKTFGNAINDALSTAMEMDDKVFVAGEGVGVSIHNDPNMPTYGLLDKFGGLRVKDTPVSEAAIAGLAVGASCMGLRPVVEIMFFPFMTLASDMLVNHAGKLRYMSGGKSSFPLTVRVKAGVGFGAGSQHSHNLEVWIAHSPGLKIVWPATAEDAKGLLLSAIFDPDPVIVVEDMMLYRMKGEFPDADVRTPLGKARVAVSGSDCTVVAYGMALYTAMKAVKPLIEKGISCEIIDLRSLVPLDKACILDSVRKTGHLVVVHEANRFCGFGAELAAMVAEEAFWDLKGPVKRVGAPPIPVPVAPSLEKVFIPGPEDVVEAVLDTMEK; encoded by the coding sequence ATGAGTCAGAAAACGTTTGGAAATGCAATAAATGACGCGCTGTCCACTGCCATGGAGATGGATGATAAGGTTTTTGTTGCCGGAGAAGGCGTGGGGGTCTCCATTCATAATGACCCCAATATGCCGACCTATGGTCTTTTGGATAAATTTGGAGGACTTCGGGTAAAAGATACGCCGGTCAGTGAAGCCGCCATTGCAGGACTCGCTGTGGGGGCCTCCTGCATGGGGCTGCGGCCGGTTGTGGAGATCATGTTTTTTCCGTTCATGACCCTGGCCAGCGACATGCTGGTCAACCACGCCGGGAAATTGCGTTACATGAGCGGTGGCAAATCCAGTTTTCCACTGACCGTGCGGGTCAAAGCCGGTGTCGGGTTCGGTGCCGGCAGTCAGCACTCTCACAATCTGGAGGTGTGGATCGCCCACAGCCCAGGGCTGAAAATCGTCTGGCCGGCAACGGCTGAGGATGCCAAAGGTCTTTTACTCAGTGCGATTTTTGATCCGGACCCGGTCATCGTGGTGGAAGACATGATGCTTTACCGGATGAAAGGAGAATTCCCGGACGCGGATGTCCGCACTCCCCTGGGCAAGGCCCGGGTGGCCGTTTCTGGCTCTGACTGCACAGTGGTTGCGTATGGCATGGCCCTGTATACTGCCATGAAAGCTGTCAAACCCTTAATTGAAAAAGGCATCTCGTGTGAAATCATCGATCTGCGCTCTCTGGTGCCCCTGGATAAAGCCTGTATCCTTGATTCTGTCCGTAAGACGGGGCATCTGGTTGTGGTACATGAGGCCAATCGTTTTTGCGGCTTTGGGGCGGAATTGGCCGCCATGGTTGCCGAAGAGGCATTTTGGGATTTGAAGGGGCCTGTCAAACGCGTTGGTGCGCCACCGATTCCGGTACCTGTTGCACCAAGCCTTGAAAAGGTTTTTATACCCGGTCCGGAGGATGTTGTTGAGGCGGTTCTGGACACCATGGAAAAATAG